One part of the Prochlorococcus marinus str. MIT 9313 genome encodes these proteins:
- the gap gene encoding type I glyceraldehyde-3-phosphate dehydrogenase has protein sequence MTLRVAINGFGRIGRNFMRCWLSRGANTGIDVVGINVTSDPKTNAHLLKYDSILGQIKDAEIGYTDDTFVINGKTIKCFSDRNPLNLPWKEWGIDLVIESTGVFNTDVGASKHIEAGAKKVILTAPGKGDGVGTYVVGVNADQYRHGDFNVLSNASCTTNCLAPIVKVLDQTFGINKGLMTTIHSYTGDQRILDNSHRDLRRARAAAMNIVPTSTGAAKAVALVYPQMKGKLTGIAMRVPTPNVSAVDLVFESGRSTTAEEVNAALKSASQGGMKGIIKYGDLPLVSSDYAGTNESTIVDEDLTMTIGDNLVKVVAWYDNEWGYSQRVVDLAEIVAKNWK, from the coding sequence ATGACTCTGCGTGTTGCGATCAATGGATTCGGCCGAATCGGTCGCAACTTCATGCGTTGTTGGCTAAGCCGAGGTGCGAACACGGGTATTGATGTGGTTGGCATCAATGTCACTTCTGACCCTAAGACCAATGCTCATCTGCTTAAGTACGATTCAATTCTTGGACAGATCAAGGATGCGGAGATCGGTTATACCGATGACACTTTTGTTATCAACGGCAAAACCATTAAGTGTTTTTCAGATCGCAACCCCTTGAATCTTCCTTGGAAGGAGTGGGGTATCGATCTTGTGATCGAGTCCACCGGGGTTTTCAATACTGATGTGGGGGCTAGTAAACACATCGAGGCTGGTGCGAAGAAAGTGATCCTCACGGCTCCAGGTAAAGGAGATGGTGTTGGCACATATGTCGTGGGCGTCAATGCTGATCAGTACCGTCACGGTGATTTCAATGTTCTCAGTAATGCCAGCTGCACAACCAATTGCCTGGCACCAATCGTGAAGGTGCTTGATCAGACCTTTGGGATCAATAAGGGCCTGATGACGACTATTCATAGCTACACCGGTGATCAGCGGATCCTCGATAACAGCCATCGAGATCTTCGCCGTGCTCGTGCGGCAGCCATGAATATTGTTCCGACCTCAACTGGCGCTGCCAAGGCTGTGGCTTTGGTTTATCCACAGATGAAGGGCAAGCTCACGGGTATTGCCATGCGTGTACCAACCCCAAACGTTTCAGCGGTAGATCTAGTTTTTGAGTCTGGTCGTTCCACGACTGCTGAAGAAGTGAATGCTGCACTCAAATCGGCTTCTCAGGGTGGCATGAAGGGAATCATTAAATATGGTGATCTTCCTTTGGTTTCTAGTGACTACGCCGGTACTAATGAATCCACCATCGTTGACGAGGATCTCACGATGACTATTGGCGACAATTTGGTGAAAGTGGTTGCTTGGTATGACAACGAGTGGGGTTATAGCCAGAGGGTTGTCGATCTCGCTGAGATTGTGGCCAAGAATTGGAAGTGA
- the thiL gene encoding thiamine-phosphate kinase produces the protein MGETLAQLGENELLHRLARFAPAGQLDDDTAQVHTNEGELLINTDVMVEGIHFSEDTTTPKDVGWRCVTANLSDLAASGVDQILGITVGLVVPPETPWDWVEKVYLGIEAALKQFGGTLLGGDCSRGDQRLLAITALGTLGPVRLHRSQAQPGDSLVVSGPHGLSRLGLALLRSDPLIEAALLPDKLKQKAIEAHQHPQPCLKALHALQTCKPAELPWRAGGTDSSDGLLAAVQGLCRSSGCRAILDPTGLPKDPDWPLGQHWDSWCLNGGEDFELILSLPPKWATAWLQVLPSSQIIGVMEQGPPRVEWAHGKGEVSNFSSFKHFQ, from the coding sequence ATGGGCGAAACCCTAGCCCAACTTGGTGAAAACGAACTACTGCATCGACTAGCCCGCTTTGCTCCTGCTGGCCAACTTGACGACGACACAGCGCAAGTCCACACCAATGAGGGAGAACTCCTCATTAATACCGATGTCATGGTGGAAGGCATTCACTTCAGCGAAGACACCACGACTCCAAAAGATGTTGGTTGGCGTTGCGTAACCGCCAACCTTTCCGACCTAGCAGCCAGTGGCGTTGATCAGATTCTGGGTATCACTGTCGGACTTGTAGTCCCTCCAGAGACCCCCTGGGACTGGGTAGAGAAGGTTTATTTAGGCATAGAAGCCGCATTGAAACAGTTTGGGGGGACCTTGCTGGGCGGCGACTGTTCCCGAGGGGATCAACGACTACTCGCAATCACCGCCCTGGGCACTCTCGGGCCAGTACGGTTGCACCGCTCCCAAGCCCAACCTGGAGATTCTCTTGTCGTCAGTGGTCCCCATGGCCTCAGCCGTCTTGGCCTGGCCCTACTTCGCTCAGATCCACTGATAGAAGCAGCCCTGCTGCCAGACAAACTCAAACAAAAAGCGATAGAAGCTCATCAACACCCTCAACCATGCCTGAAGGCACTCCACGCTCTTCAAACCTGTAAGCCTGCTGAACTTCCATGGCGAGCTGGGGGCACCGACAGTAGTGACGGACTTCTGGCAGCGGTTCAAGGCCTTTGCAGAAGCAGCGGTTGCCGGGCGATTCTTGATCCAACAGGCCTACCCAAAGACCCTGACTGGCCACTAGGCCAACACTGGGATAGCTGGTGCCTAAATGGCGGAGAAGACTTTGAACTTATTCTCAGCCTGCCACCGAAATGGGCCACCGCTTGGCTGCAAGTTCTTCCATCAAGCCAAATCATTGGTGTCATGGAACAAGGCCCACCTCGGGTGGAATGGGCGCATGGCAAAGGAGAAGTGAGCAACTTCTCAAGCTTCAAACATTTCCAATAA
- a CDS encoding peptidylprolyl isomerase: MPNTPLLTSLITVLAVLLLNWGDPVLAALPAGSAVTDGAAILRNALPIEQKDLRQMQATLEATSKVVGSSKGNRWVALNEAASSSQFLVITRKKSILAAIPEASREKGEALLESLGKTVQALGDAASNQNVDRFIDLRRESLKQIGDLEALLVNDFPYTIPEEFNSLPRLLGRATVSIKTTKGNITAVIDGYNAPLTAGAFVDLALKGFYDGLPFTRAEDNYVLQSGDPTGPESGYIDPTTKKERQVPLEIRIPEEPTPFYNQTFEDIGLYKATPVLPFAALGTLGWAHSDQAIDDGSSQFFLFLYDAELTPAGLNLVDGRNAAFGYVVEGTELLKKLEIGDQILSIKVVDGADRLKPHA; encoded by the coding sequence ATGCCAAATACTCCTCTACTGACCAGCCTGATCACAGTGCTCGCAGTACTTTTACTGAATTGGGGTGATCCTGTTCTGGCTGCTCTGCCAGCTGGAAGTGCAGTGACCGATGGTGCCGCAATCCTGCGAAATGCCCTACCAATCGAACAAAAAGATCTCCGCCAAATGCAAGCCACCCTTGAGGCCACTAGCAAAGTGGTTGGGTCTTCAAAGGGCAATCGCTGGGTTGCGCTAAACGAAGCTGCTTCTTCTAGTCAGTTCCTAGTAATAACCCGCAAAAAGAGCATCCTCGCAGCCATCCCAGAAGCATCTCGAGAAAAGGGTGAAGCACTTTTGGAATCCTTGGGAAAAACGGTCCAGGCCCTGGGGGATGCAGCCAGTAATCAAAACGTAGATCGCTTCATCGACCTACGTCGCGAAAGTCTCAAGCAGATCGGTGATCTAGAAGCGCTATTGGTGAATGATTTTCCTTACACCATCCCTGAGGAATTCAACTCACTACCGCGGCTTCTCGGAAGAGCAACTGTATCGATCAAAACCACAAAAGGGAACATCACTGCTGTGATTGATGGCTACAACGCCCCTCTAACAGCCGGCGCCTTCGTAGACCTAGCTCTCAAAGGCTTTTATGACGGATTGCCATTCACACGCGCTGAAGACAATTACGTACTACAAAGCGGTGACCCCACAGGACCTGAAAGCGGATACATCGACCCAACAACCAAGAAAGAACGTCAAGTTCCTCTGGAAATCCGTATTCCAGAGGAACCAACTCCTTTTTACAACCAAACCTTTGAAGACATCGGTCTTTACAAAGCCACACCAGTCCTTCCATTCGCCGCCCTTGGCACACTCGGATGGGCCCATTCCGACCAGGCTATAGACGACGGTTCCTCCCAGTTCTTTCTATTTCTCTATGATGCAGAATTAACTCCAGCTGGTCTCAACTTGGTGGATGGCCGCAATGCAGCCTTTGGCTATGTCGTTGAAGGTACCGAGTTACTTAAAAAACTCGAAATTGGTGATCAAATCTTATCCATCAAAGTTGTCGATGGAGCTGATCGGCTGAAGCCCCACGCCTGA
- the efp gene encoding elongation factor P, which produces MISSNDFRTGTSIELDGSVWRVVEFLHVKPGKGSAFVRTKLKAVQSGNVVEKTFRAGEMLPQALLEKSTLQHTYMESGDYVFMDMSSYEETRLTAQQIGDSRKYLKEGMEVNVVSWNGNPLEVELPNSVVLEITETDPGVKGDTATGGTKPAILETGAQVMVPLFLSVGEKIKVDTRNDSYLGREN; this is translated from the coding sequence ATGATCTCAAGTAACGACTTCCGCACTGGCACCTCGATTGAATTAGACGGTTCTGTTTGGCGTGTAGTCGAGTTTTTGCATGTGAAACCGGGTAAGGGTTCAGCATTTGTGCGTACCAAGTTGAAGGCGGTGCAGAGCGGCAACGTGGTGGAAAAAACCTTTAGGGCTGGGGAGATGCTTCCGCAGGCCTTGCTTGAGAAGTCGACTCTTCAACACACTTATATGGAGTCCGGTGACTATGTCTTTATGGACATGTCTAGTTATGAGGAAACCAGGCTTACAGCGCAGCAGATTGGTGACAGTCGTAAATACCTCAAGGAAGGGATGGAGGTGAATGTGGTCTCATGGAACGGAAATCCTCTTGAGGTGGAGCTCCCCAATTCTGTGGTGCTTGAAATCACTGAAACTGATCCTGGTGTTAAGGGTGATACCGCTACCGGTGGCACTAAGCCCGCCATCCTTGAGACTGGGGCTCAGGTGATGGTTCCTTTGTTTCTTTCTGTGGGCGAGAAAATTAAAGTCGATACACGTAACGACAGCTACCTCGGTCGCGAGAACTAA